TCATCTTCGTTATCGTATTTTTAAAAATAATTAGCTAAATCGCTTTATTTTAATTTTGGACTAATTTTCATGTATTTTAAGACTGAAAACCGCTCCTAAAAACTAAAAACTTACTTTTTTCCGGCTTCGACAAATTCCAATTCATCTAAACTTACTTTTGAAGTAAAGATTCCGTAATTAACAGTTGCTTTGTTTTTTTCGATAGAATCAATGCTTCCGACAGATCTTCCGTCGAGCATTCTCACGCGATCTCCAACTTTTAGAACTGGTTTTGGTTTTTCGACAATAGGTTTAAGTTTCTTTTCTTTTTTCTCTTTCCGAATTTCTTCCACCTGAACGGTTACTTCTGCAATGACTTCTTTTTTCTTTTCGATTATCGCTTTGGCTTCCTTTGGAGTTGCTTTTTTGCGTTTTGAATTTTCGATTTCAATAATTTTCAAGAATTCGCCAATAAGTTCCTTCTTGTTTTTATTGTTGAAATATTTCTCAGAGATATCTTCAATTTTCTGACCAATGTAAATTGTCTTTTGATTACTATCATATAATTCCTGATAGCTTTCTAATTTCTGTTTGATTTTTACATTGATGTTTTCCATCTTCTTACTTTCTTCGCGCGCTCGGGTTTCTTCTTCTTTAAGATTTATAGAAGTTTTTTCGAGTTTCGATCTTTCTTTCTGAAGTGTTGCAATCGTTTTGTCAAAACGAACTTTACCAACTTCGATCTTCTTTTTGGCACGATTAATTAATCCAAACGGAATTCCGTTTTTCAATGCAACTTCAAAAGTAAACGAACTTCCAGCTTGACCTAATGCTAACTTATACATTGGTTCCAATGATTTTTCGTCAAACATCATATTTGCATTTGTTGCAAAAGGTAATTCGTTAGCGAGAATCTTTAAATTTGAATAATGTGTTGTAATAATTCCGAAAGCTTCACGATGATAAAATTCTTCTAAGAAAATTTCCGCCAAAGCGCCACCTAATTCCGGATCAGAACCTGTACCAAATTCATCAATTAAAAACATGGTTTTCTTGTTACATTTCTTCAAGAAATAATTCATGTTTTTTAGTCGGTAACTATAAGTACTTAAGTGATTCTCAATAGATTGGTTATCTCCAATATCTGTTAGAATTCTATCGAATAAAAAAGTTTCACTTCGTTCGTGAACAGGAATCAACATTCCTGATTGTAACATCAATTGTAATAAACCAACTGTTTTAAGCGAAATTGTTTTTCCTCCGGCATTTGGACCAGAAATTACAATGATTCGGTTATCTTGTTTTAATTCAATAGTTTGTGGATGCGTGACTTCGTTTTTTTGCTTATTATTCAAATATAAAATCGGATGATAAGCTTCTCTAAAAAACAATCTTCTTTCTTCTGTGATTATTGGTAAGATTCCGTTTATTCTATTTGCGTATTTTGCTTTTCCGGCAACAACATCAATATCACTTAAAAATTCCTGATACTCAATCAATAAAGGTAAGTATGGACGAATTTGATTTGATAATTGCTTTAAGATTCTGGTAATCTCTTCTTTTTCTTCGTATTCAAGATTTGCTAATTCACGTGAATATTGCAAAGTTGCTTCTGGTTCGATATAAGCAATGCTTCCGGTTTTGGAACTTCCTAGAATTGAGCCTTTTACTTTTCGTCGATACATTGCAAGAACTGCTAAAACTCTACGATTTTGAACAAAACTTTCTTTAATATCGTCTAAGTAACCAAGGCTATTATTGTGAGTAAGTGCAACTCCAAAACTTTGATTTACTTTGCCGCGAACAATATTCATGTTTTGGCGAATGCTCAATAAAGCTGGTGAAGCATTGTCTTTTATTTCGCCATATTTATCTACAATGGCATCGATTAAAGTTACAATGTCTTTGGTATATTCAACTCTTGAAGCTCTTGCATTCAAGTTTGGGTAATAATCATCGAACTTTTTAAGGAAATTCAGCAAGAAATTCGATGTAGAAGAAAGTGTTGCAATTTTTCTAAAACTTCCTACTTCAAGAAAGCTATCTTCAATTGCTAAAAACTTAATTTCGTGTGTTATAGCGTCAAAACCGTGATTTGGAATTGCGTTATTATTTTGAAAAGACGAAACATACTCTGATGTCTGCATTAAAGCTTGCATCAAAGTTTCTTTGTCTCTAAAAGGTGTTATTTGTAAAGCTTTTTCTTTTCCAATATCAGTATTACAGCCTGCTGAAATGGTTTCGAGCACTGTTGGAAATTGTAAATCTTGTAATGTTTTTTCGGTAATGGATATCATTATATATCGTAAGTTGTAAAGTTCAAAGTTACAAAGTTTTAAAACTAAATAGCACTATTAATTGGTACTTTGGAAAAAACTTTGCGTAATTTGTATAAAATTTAGTAAAATGAAAATTAATCTTTCTTCTGAGTGGCAGGCAATTTTAAAAGACGAAATCCAAAAGCCTTATTTCAACGAATTGATGTTGGCTTTAGATGTCGAATACAAAACTCATACTTGTTATCCTCCGGCAGAATTAATTTTCTCGGCTTTTAACAACTGTTCTTTTTCAGATCTAAAAGTTGTTATTATTGGCCAGGATCCTTATCATGGAGAAGGTGAAGCCAATGGTTTAAGTTTTTCGGTAAATGATTCAGTTAAAATTCCGCCTTCATTGCGTAATATTTTTAGAGAATTAAATGATGATCTTGATTCCATTTTTATGCCAACTTCAGGCAATTTAGAAAAATGGGCTCAACAAGGTGTTTTACTTTTAAATGCTTCATTAACAGTTCGTAAAGACAGTCCAAATAGTCATAAACACTTAAAGTGGAATCTTTTTACAGATGCTGTAATCCAGGCAATATCTGATCAAAAAGAAAATGTTGTTTTCTTGTTATGGGGAAGTTTTGCTCAGAAAAAAGGCCTGAAAATAGATCGTTCAAAACATTGTGTTTTAGAATCTGGTCATCCTTCACCAATGAGTGCTAATCAGGGAAAATGGTTTGGGAATAAACATTTCAGTAAAACAAATGAGTTTCTAAAATCAAAAGGAATTAAGGAGATTGAATGGTAATATTTAAACCATATAAGTGATGTAAGTCAAATATAAGATTTATTGTGAAA
This genomic window from Flavobacterium sp. 9 contains:
- a CDS encoding uracil-DNA glycosylase — translated: MKINLSSEWQAILKDEIQKPYFNELMLALDVEYKTHTCYPPAELIFSAFNNCSFSDLKVVIIGQDPYHGEGEANGLSFSVNDSVKIPPSLRNIFRELNDDLDSIFMPTSGNLEKWAQQGVLLLNASLTVRKDSPNSHKHLKWNLFTDAVIQAISDQKENVVFLLWGSFAQKKGLKIDRSKHCVLESGHPSPMSANQGKWFGNKHFSKTNEFLKSKGIKEIEW
- a CDS encoding DNA mismatch repair protein MutS; this encodes MISITEKTLQDLQFPTVLETISAGCNTDIGKEKALQITPFRDKETLMQALMQTSEYVSSFQNNNAIPNHGFDAITHEIKFLAIEDSFLEVGSFRKIATLSSTSNFLLNFLKKFDDYYPNLNARASRVEYTKDIVTLIDAIVDKYGEIKDNASPALLSIRQNMNIVRGKVNQSFGVALTHNNSLGYLDDIKESFVQNRRVLAVLAMYRRKVKGSILGSSKTGSIAYIEPEATLQYSRELANLEYEEKEEITRILKQLSNQIRPYLPLLIEYQEFLSDIDVVAGKAKYANRINGILPIITEERRLFFREAYHPILYLNNKQKNEVTHPQTIELKQDNRIIVISGPNAGGKTISLKTVGLLQLMLQSGMLIPVHERSETFLFDRILTDIGDNQSIENHLSTYSYRLKNMNYFLKKCNKKTMFLIDEFGTGSDPELGGALAEIFLEEFYHREAFGIITTHYSNLKILANELPFATNANMMFDEKSLEPMYKLALGQAGSSFTFEVALKNGIPFGLINRAKKKIEVGKVRFDKTIATLQKERSKLEKTSINLKEEETRAREESKKMENINVKIKQKLESYQELYDSNQKTIYIGQKIEDISEKYFNNKNKKELIGEFLKIIEIENSKRKKATPKEAKAIIEKKKEVIAEVTVQVEEIRKEKKEKKLKPIVEKPKPVLKVGDRVRMLDGRSVGSIDSIEKNKATVNYGIFTSKVSLDELEFVEAGKK